ATTACTAATCCAATAGCCTTTGCTGCTCCAGTTGTGTTAGGAACTATATTTGCAGCTGCTGCTCTTGCTCTTCTGAAGTCACCTTTTCTATGTGGTGCATCTAATGTATTTTGGTCTCCTGTATAAGCGTGGATAGTTGTCATTGATCCTGCTTCAATTCCAAAGTTATCTTGTAATACTTTAGCCATTGGTGCTAAACAGTTAGTTGTACAAGAAGCTGCTGATAATACAGTTTCTGTTCCATCAAGAATTTCATTGTTTACATTAAATACTACTGTTTTCATATCTCCTGATCCAGGTGCTGATATAACTACTTTTTTAGCTCCTGCTTTAATATGTTTTTCAGCTTTTTCTTTAGAAGTGAAGAATCCTGTACATTCAAGAACTACATCTACTCCTAATTGTCCCCATGGTAAGTTTTCAGGGTCTGCATCTGCAAAAGTTTTGATTTCTTTTCCATTTACTACGAAAGCGTTTTCTTTAACTTCGATTTCCCCATTGAATCTTCCTTGTGCTGTGTCATATTTGAACAGGTGTGCTAACATTGCTGCATCTGTCAAATCGTTAATTGCAACTACATCAAATTCTGGATCGTTTGCCATTAATCTTAATGCCAATCTTCCTATTCTTCCAAATCCATTAATTGCTACTTTAACTGCCATATTCCTATTACCTCCTAAAAATTTTATATATTAATAATTAATATATCTTAGTACAAGTTGAGTATATCATAATTCTTCTAACTTTTCAATAGATTTAACACATAAAAAACTGCATACTGGATTAGACCCAAATTCATACTGGACAAAAGTATCCATAATCCCGAGATATTTTCCGGTATTTTTCCTGTTAAATCTTTTTTTAAAAATTTTATCATAAAGTATACTGATAATGCTAATGTTATAGTTAATATAAGTTGGCCTGCTAAGAAGTATTCCTTATTTATATTTAAAAGTCCAAAAAGAACAAGAATGTACTCAATTGCATAAAGCATACACAATATAACCACTGCTTTTTCTCTTCCCCACAGTTTGCTATATGTCTGTACTCCGTGTTCTTCTTCATCACTCTTTCTAGTCTTCCTTCCAATTTCCAGGACAATTCCATTTAAATAATTTAATGCAAAAAGAGGAACTAGTCCTATAAAAATATTTTTTCCGTATTTTTCTACTGATAAGTACAAGGTTTCTAAAAAATGAGACTCCAAAATATATCCTGTTCCTTTTACAATAACTAGGGTAATAAATATCATTATTACAACATGGGAAAGGGCATAGATTAGAATCCTTTCTGTTAGCCAGTTCTTTATAAAGAATTCCTTTGTCATTAAAAACATATAAACCCACACCAATAGCATGAAATAAATTAGTTTAGGATTTATAACGTGTGCAAGAATTATTTGTATTATAATAGTTGCAATTCCAATTTTCCCCAATGCTTTTAAGGAAATTATTC
The sequence above is a segment of the Leptotrichia sp. oral taxon 215 str. W9775 genome. Coding sequences within it:
- the gap gene encoding type I glyceraldehyde-3-phosphate dehydrogenase, with translation MAVKVAINGFGRIGRLALRLMANDPEFDVVAINDLTDAAMLAHLFKYDTAQGRFNGEIEVKENAFVVNGKEIKTFADADPENLPWGQLGVDVVLECTGFFTSKEKAEKHIKAGAKKVVISAPGSGDMKTVVFNVNNEILDGTETVLSAASCTTNCLAPMAKVLQDNFGIEAGSMTTIHAYTGDQNTLDAPHRKGDFRRARAAAANIVPNTTGAAKAIGLVIPELAGKLDGAAQRVPVPTGSLTELISVLGKKVTKEEVNAAMKAASNESFGYTEEPLVSSDIVGIHYGSLFDATQTKVIESGDKQLVKTVSWYDNEMSYTAQLVRTLKYFVELAK
- a CDS encoding UbiA family prenyltransferase, with translation MNESNINSKKSIVQNIKNFKIYLNERFPLGKNSFFVLIFTLSGYIYTGLLYNSKIIKPTLSKEVNRVLLFWDKEIDKVPIIWYKLLPLFIIIFMFFFQLRITDEFKDYEEDLKYRPYRPVQRGIISLKALGKIGIATIIIQIILAHVINPKLIYFMLLVWVYMFLMTKEFFIKNWLTERILIYALSHVVIMIFITLVIVKGTGYILESHFLETLYLSVEKYGKNIFIGLVPLFALNYLNGIVLEIGRKTRKSDEEEHGVQTYSKLWGREKAVVILCMLYAIEYILVLFGLLNINKEYFLAGQLILTITLALSVYFMIKFLKKDLTGKIPENISGLWILLSSMNLGLIQYAVFYVLNLLKS